One Rhodospirillaceae bacterium genomic window, TGGCGAAGATCAAAGAAAAACCGCTTCACGCCTTGATTGCTGAGCGTTATGGCGACGGCACAACGCCGGAGAAAATGTTCTGCTATGTCGGTGGTGGATGGTATTCACCGGACGAAACCGAAGAGAGCCTCAAAGACGAAATGCGGGCATACTTGGATAGCGGCTATACTCAGGTCAAAGCCAAGGTTGGCGGACTTCCCATTGATGAAGACGTTCGCCGGATCGAGACGATCCTTTCGGTCCTTGAAGGCGGTCATCAGTTGGCGGTTGATGCGAATTGTGGGCTGAGCCCGGATCTGGCGCTGCAATACGCGGAACGGATGAAGCAGTTTGGGCTGCGTTGGTTTGAAGAACCGGTCCATCCCATCGACTTTGAGGCGACCGCGGCATTTGTCGAGGCCTATGGACATCCTGTAGCAACGGGAGAGAATCTATTCACCACCGAAGACCTCCGAAATCTTCTTCGTCATGGTGGTTTCCGTGCGGGGACGGATGTGCTCAATATTGATGTGCCGCAAAGCTACGGTATTGGCACCTGTGCCCAGTCCATTGAGATGGCCAAAGTAAACGGTTGGGACGCTTCAGA contains:
- a CDS encoding mandelate racemase, with the translated sequence MRITEIREKAVKLDVNIRNAVFSFDDMTTSIVAVITDVIRDGAPVVGFAFNSTGRYACGAQMRDRLIPRLLRQDPDSLIDPTWDNFDPDSVLKAMMFGEKPGGDMERSVGIGSIEIALWDAMAKIKEKPLHALIAERYGDGTTPEKMFCYVGGGWYSPDETEESLKDEMRAYLDSGYTQVKAKVGGLPIDEDVRRIETILSVLEGGHQLAVDANCGLSPDLALQYAERMKQFGLRWFEEPVHPIDFEATAAFVEAYGHPVATGENLFTTEDLRNLLRHGGFRAGTDVLNIDVPQSYGIGTCAQSIEMAKVNGWDASDVIPHGGNQMSLACALGFGMGMCESYPNVFGVFSGYDDSATIEDGYLLAPQRPGVGFEGQNALYALFKELLA